The Tolypothrix sp. PCC 7712 region TTACCTCCTGGTGAAAGCGATCGCAAAAAAGCTGTGGGTACCGAGGCAATTATACTCGGAATTGTAGTATCTGGTAGCTCTGTAATTCCCTCATCAAAACTCTTAATCAGTTCGCCACAAAAATCTGGATGCTGATAGAGAACTGGTAAAGTCCATGCAGGTTGATTGAATTTATATAGTGTTAATAATTCCTGTCTAGCTTCTGCTACAGCCTCATCAATTGGCTTGCGCGATCGCAATGCTTCAGTAAAAGCTTGAATAAAACTGTGGCTTTCTCGATCAGCTATTTCATCACGCATTCCTAACACTGCTGGTACGCCATGACGAATCAGTACTTCTGCCAAACTACTAGAAGGTATAGCTTGATTATTTGCAGATGCAGGTTGTGCGCCCCAACAAGCATTGAAAACTGCTAATTTTACGCCATTTTTGGTCAATACTTGGGCTAATTCTATGCCATTTAACCTCATCCCCGGACGCAACAACAGTAACCCGCCATCTGGATCGGGGAAACCATGTCCGGCATAGAAAAAGACATTGTAAGCTTTTGTTTCCAACTCCTCAATCAACTCTTGGGGGGTGGGTTGCAGCAGGGTATGTACCATGCATGGCGCATAGCCTTGAGAATTGCTACCTAATGGCCCCGCTTTAGTGAGGGTTTGGGTTAAAATTTCTGCTTCTTTTTCCAAATCTAAATCTTGGTCTTCTCCTAAAACTAAGAGAATATTCAAAGCTTGATCGGTTCGCAAATAAGGCAGTGATTCAACTTCACTGGTTGTCCGGCTAAATACTATATCTTGAGAGAGCGACATCGCCGATTGACCAGGCTCGCGTTGCATAATCTCCCAAGGTAAAGCAATCAAATCTGGATCGCGAATTTCCAAACGCAGGCGCAAGCGTGTATGCAGTCCCATAGCCATACCCCGGCTGCGTTCTAAACTACCCAGAATGGGCCCATCAAATAACCAGCGCCACAAACTAATCCCCAAATATTGCATCAGACGACTACTGTAGCCAGCCGTTTGTCCGGAAGGGGATGAAATTAAATTTAATGGTAATGGAGCTATCTGTGGCAGTGCTGAACGTGAGGAAATATCTAAGGGAGTATGACCGGCAAACATTTCCTGCCATTCTTGCCAAACTTGAAAAAGTTCAGCCGGCCAGATACAGTCATGCAAAACATAGCCACTAGGATAAGGAGCCTTTACAACCCAAATGGCAAAGTTATCAGTGCCGGTGTTAGTTAAACGCGCGATCGCCAGGTTCAGGCATGGCAATGAATTCATTAAACTAAAAGGTAAAAACGAATTATTAATAACAATTTCTCAACGTAAAGATTGTAGGGCATGAGGCATTGGGTATTTGTTATTTCTCCCTATTCTCCTTTTCCCCTTATATACCTATTCCCTAACCCCTAGTCCCTAGTCCCTAGCCCCTACCTGTATTATTTCAGTTTTTATGAATTTATGGGGTGTGGGGCTAAGTTGGATTCTCATCTTTTGGCGGCGTAGTTGCTGGCGGTTGGTTGACTGGCGCGGCTGGTGCTGTGTCTTCGCAGGGATTAGTTTCGCCTGGTTGTAAGACAATGGCGCTAGACCGGAGTTTGGAGAGTTCAATGCGTAAGGTTTTCTTTGGTGGCTGGGATGCAACCGCGTCTTTTGGAGGAGTAGGTGTATCCGGATTAGGACATTCTTGAAGATTCACCAAAGAATCTTTACTAGCAGAATTAGGGATGGGTTTTTTATCAATAACTTGAAAATAAGTCCCTTTGGGAAACTTTTGTTTACTATTGACGATTTCACGATTGGTTTCAATTACCCAACCTTGTGCCAGATTCTCCACGTTGCGTACTGCTGTTGGTTCTGGAGTTGGTTGTACAGTGGTATCGGGATTAGATGCAACTGGCTGAGTCGGTAAGGGTAATCGCAATCGCATTAAGAAGTAGCCAAAGGTACCAGATGCCACAACCAAGATTAACGGCACAATCCACTGTAGAGGTAATTGAGCAATTTTGGCGCGTGGGTTGTCTGGAATTACTTGCGTTTTGGCATTGGAATTGCTTAAGTTGGTTGTCTGTGCTGTTTTGGTAGTTTCCACAGCTTTTGTGGGCACATTTTCGGGAATGAAGGGAGTCAGGCTTGACTGTGGTTCTACATATTTGACTTGATAATGTACCAAGGCAATAGTGACATTATCATGTCCATTTTTCGTATTCGCGATTTCTACTAATTTTTCTGCCACTTCTACCACATCGGTTTGCCCTGTCAGTATCGGCAATATTTCTGTTTCCCAGTAATCTTCGACGCGGTCAAAATCACTTAAGCCATCGGATGTGAGGAGAAATACTGCATCTTCATCCAAAATAAACCTCTGGGAAGTGGGATGTAATGAAGTACTAGGACTCATCCCCAAAGCCTGCACCAGGGAACCAGAACCACTCTGTTCGATTGCTTCCCGATACACAGCGTAGCCTAATCGGACTTCGCGGGAGGCGACATCATCATCTAAAGTTACTTGATAACAGCCTTGGCTTGTAATCCAGTAGGCGCGACTATCACCAACATGAGTAATGTACATTTCATGGGCTATAGGCAATGCCATGACCAAAGTTGTGCCCATACGTTTGCGCCCTTGGCGATTCTCGCTATCGTTACGCTGGCTGATTTTATCATTCACCACTGCTACAGCCGATTCTAGGTCTGTGAGCAGCATGGCTGGGTCTATATGGTCAGAAGGTACTTTAGTGAGTTGGTTTACCTGCTGTTGAATGGTTTCAATCGCTAAATTTGATGCCACATTACCGCCTTCATGTCCCCCAATCCCATCGCAGACTATCGCTAAGGCTGTCGGCTGTGGCGGTTTACTTACTAAGGTGTCAGGAGGGGGATAACAAGCATCTTCATTGCGTTGGCGGCTGGGGCCAGTATCAGTTTTAGTATAAATTTTGATTGTCTGCTTTTGCGATCGCCCTAGTTGAGCCAATCCATAATCTAGAACTGCTGTTAATTGTTCTGCCGATCTGATTTCTTCGTTAATTAAAGAACTACTAATTTTATGAATTAATTCTGCGATCGCAGGTTTTGCTTGCTTGTGTAACTGCTGCCAAAATTCGCCTAATTGAATTAAGCTAGGCGTTGCTGAGTCATCATTACGTAATTCCAACAACCGGATTAAGGAGCCTTCTACCCTAATTAAATATGGGTCAAGTAAGCTAGATGCTACTTCTTCACTTAACAGAGGTTGCCACAAATTCGCAATTTGCCACAGCCAGTTGAGTTGGCGCATAGATGTGGCATCACCCCATGCTGTAATTAAATTGGGGCAAAGTTTGACTTCTTGAGTCGTGCCATCAGTCAGTAGGGGTGGTTTTTCTAAAAGTAAGATGCCATGAGAACGCTCATCTATTGGCGGGATGATGCCATATACCTGCGGTATGTTTAAGCGATAGGGAATTAACCTGAGATATGGTCTGAGTTCTGACAAATTATCTAATTCTGGTGTTTGTGGCGATATTCCTGGTTGAGTATCAAAAACCACGGATTTATCGATGACTAAATAGCGATCAGCTAAAAATTCTCCGGCGGCAAAACTGAGACCATCTCCCTGAACCCAGAGATAGCGTTTGGGTAGGGGTGTAGAGCATCGCAAGCAAAACTTGTGGCTTATTGGGTTAGGAGCTTGACAAAGTTCATTAGGGCAGTAGAGTGTTGCCGCATCATTTTCCATAGTTTTACTCACCGATCAGCAATTGGCAATTCCTTCAACAGCATTGGCAGCGGTAACTAGACCGCTCAAGTTTCTTGAACCTGACATATCCAACTTTGGATCAATGATTTTAGCTGGCGGATAGCAGCAGGTGCTAATACTTATTGATCTACTTATCCAAAGAACTCACTCCTGAGTCAACCCTACAGCCTCATCATAGCTTCTATTGCTCTAAAACTTTCCATGTATCAGCACAGCTTACTCTAACTTTTTCACCAAAACATAACCCCAGCATTACTATATTGTTTGTTAATGAATTATTACATCAAAATAGGCTGATAATGCTGGTATTTCTTTAGTCTATAAGTTACTACATAGCCGTTAACTGTAAATTAAAGAATGCCAGATAGCTAAAATACAGCAGATAACCCAAGTTTAAAATTTGTAAAATATTTAACTGATCAATTACTAGTTGAATGCTACCACTACTTGCAGTGGTCGGAGTTGTGGCTGAACAAAGAAAAAATACTTATGCCTATTTTCAATAAAGGGGAATGAAATATTTACTCAGAGTACAAGAATATTCTCTTTCCAGAGTGTTATAAAAATTAATAAATTTTGTCAATTGCAGCTACTAATCCTACAGCAACTTGCAACTAAAAAAATATCTGATTGCTGTTTAAGCAGTCCCAATGAAAAAAATTTCACCGCCAGGCACAAAACTCTCAAGGGATTTTTACTCAGCAACGCCACTGGCGCGATTGCCGGGAAACCCATCCAATGCAGTGGCTTCTCAGCACTCGCACTCTCAAGCTAGGAGTCTGCCAACCCAAAAATGTTAGGTGGAGGTGGAGGTTGGGGAAAGGTTAAAGGGAAAAGGGTAAGGGACAAAAACCTTTCCCTTTTCCCTTAACCGCAAACTATCGAGTTAAATCACTAGAATTTAGCTGTTAATTCTACTTTTTCTCGTCAACTGCTACTTGGGGAAGACCCATACTGTAGTTATTGACGCGGCTTTGGAGATTGTAGCTGATGTCACCTTTTTGCAAGAGCGATCGCAGATAATGCTCCAAGTCTGAACCAACGCGGCGTAAGTTGTAGTCTGTTAAGTCTGCGCCACTAGATGCTTCTACTAATTCATCAAATTTTCGATAAATCTTTTGTAGGGCATCTTCATTCCAGTTGAATTCGTTGTCTGGGTCTACGTCTAACGTTAAGACTTGATTACTGGGAACCAGTTCCCCATCCCGGTCAATTTCTGCGGCAAAAATGCGAATATGCCGGGTTGTAGACTTGAGCAGCATCGGGTTGTCCATAAAAGGTGTAAGATTTGGGTTAATTACACTGAAATCATTGTAGACGTTATGCCCTAGCTTAAAATGCCCGAAATAAAAAGGAATTGCCTTAATTAGGTAGGCAGTCCCAATGAAACAAGTTTCACCACCAAGCATGTAAGTAATTTTTACCTGTTCTCCGTTCCCTGTTCCCTGTTCCCTACTTACAAGCTAGAAGCAAAAAGCTTGTGCATTAATTTATGAAGCTGCTAACAAATAGGCAAGGGAGGTTTGTTCAACTAGGAACGGCAGACAAAATTTCCTCCAGAGAAAATGATGGGGTATGTAGTTCTCATTTCTCTACAAACTACAATTTTGTGGCAGCAATATGCAAACCATATTTCAGCAATAATGTCAAGCTATTAAGACTCATTAGGATTGAGCGAGGTTGAAGTTAGGCTAGTACGGTTCGTAGGAATTCACCAACTAGATGCACATGGCTCAAAATCCGACTTAATCAGCCTTGTGGCTTCTACTCTGTAGTAGAAGACGGTAATTACTGTGTTTTTCTGCCTGTAATTTTGATTCAGAACAAAAATAAACTTTGAATGACTTTGCTACTCAACCTCTTCTAATTTTGAGCAGGAAAAAACCTGCTTCTAGTAAATTTACGTAGTTATGCTACAACAGTCTTGAGGTTTCATAAAAAATCAAAAATTTAGTGTTTTCACGTAAGTAAAATCACCAAAATTTCAGTAAAATCCCAAACTGTTGTTGACGTTGAGATAAAGTTGATGTAAAAACCTTTAAAAAGCTCGAACAACTTCTTACAGAAACTTTATTGTATAGAATCTTAAAAACTGAATAATAGTTATGGCTTACCTGAACCACCTCTGGTCTAGGAGGACTACAACCTACGTAGCCAAAGCCGGAATCGAAAAAGACACAGGAGTGTGAAATGGAAGACAAATGTGATGGATAAAGAATAATTCTTAATTCAAAACTATTTGGATTCAAAAGACAATATAAAGAATTTTGGTGGAGATCTAACTCCTAAACTTCATGACCACTAAGTAAAGGAATCCTCAAATCTATGAATTCTAAAGCCTTACCACGCCAAATAAATAATATTGAAGTAGGTGTTTATGAATGCGAAATACATCTAAAATTCCGATTAGTTGAAGAAAAAAGCCTGTTAAGCGATCGCGAACAATTATTGCAAGTGCTGCTAGATGCTTTAACTGAAGGATCTGATGACTTTTTAGAGACCCTACACGCGTCTGTAAAAGCCCAAGAAGTTTCTGAGTTTAAAGCTTCGCCGCAAATGCGTCGTCAGCTGATGCGCTTACGTAATTTTGCCGATAATAGCCAATGATTATTTGTATGATTTAAGTAGTGAGAAGTTAGGAATTGAGCATCAAATGGTGAATTTGTTTTCAGTTTATCCATCTGCTGTCAAGATATATGGAGTTGGCTTGTGTAATCTAACCCCACGGCTAGGAGTTAAACATACTCTCTAACAGCCTCAGAAAGTCTTACAGTAGCCCTCACCCTTTGCACTACGGAAAATACTTGGGTGCCTACTAATGCAGTTCTGCTTCAATAATCAGGGCGGGTTAAATTTGTTAAAAAATTCTCTGTTCTGGGAAATACGTTTAATCAGGGTGTCACTTCAAGTTGGCGAAGTATTAGCTAGCAATCTTTGGCGTTATATACTCTAAACATTTAAAAAATTGTTCAATTAATCACTTATGTTTTGAGCGATTGCAGTAGTTGAAAGTAGTATTTTGCCAGCTTGAAGTTACATTCCGCCCTTCAAACTGGTTTAGAAGGACAATTTTACTCAAATCATCAGGGATAAATTAAATTTGCTCGCAAATCTAGGTTTAACAAATAGGCCTAGTACAGAGGGTGCACAAATCAACAGACCATTCAAAATGGTGTCAAAGCCTGGAATACAATTCTTTTGACTTTTGTACAGGCGTGATTAATCGCGTCTGTGTGACTTAGGAGGATAAGAAAAGCAACGAATTAGAGTAAACATGACTATAGGCGAGCAAATGCACCTATATGGTAATTAAAAGGTGCACAGCTGAGATTAATTACTGATTATTGGCTGTTAAATCTTGCCCTTTTTGTTCACGGCTAATATCTGCAATTCATGACATTTATTTAGCAAGCCCATGTTCTAAAGCAAAACGAACTAACTCTGTACGGCTGTTGGTACCAGTTTTACTAAATAAACGGCTGACATACTTTTCCACATTCCGCACACTAGTCTCTAAACGACGGGCAATTTCTTTATTCATCAACCCTTCAGCCACCAAATTCAGAACACTTTGTTCTCTGGGAGTTAGATCGATTTTAAAAGGTGCGGGTGATTGAGAAATAGCGTTTCTTTGGGTTAATAACGCCTTAATTTGAGCAATCTGATGTGCTAGTTCCGCAATATCAGGAGTTTCCGTTTCTTCTCCCGTTGCTGGAGTCTTAGCCATGCGCCGGGCAAGCAAATTTTCTACAATGGCAATTAACTCATCTGGATCGAAAGGCTTAGGTAAGTAAGCATCAACACCAGCTTGGTAACCTTGGATGCGATCGCCTGTCATTCCCTTAGCAGTTAAAAATACTACAGGCAGTGCTTGAAAACGGGGGTCTTCTCGCAGTTGTTTTAAAAACTGATACCCGTCCACCTGCGGCATCATAATATCCGAAATCACTAAGTCCGGTGTATTTTGTTGCATCAATTCCCATCCCTCACGGGCGTTACTGGCAACTTGAACGCTGAAACCGCTTTCTTGTAAATAATCTTTTACGGCTTCCCGCAATCCTGGTTCATCATCTACCAGTAACAATTGTGCTGACATTGAAAATTTCCTTGATTATACCTTTTTCCAATTTAGCGAAAGTTGGCAGAGATTGGACAGGGGGGAGGAAATAAGGGATTGGGGATTGGGGATTGGGTAATGGGTAATGGGAGATGAGGACGATAAGGAAGATGAGGCGAGAAGGGGAAATAACAAACACCCAATTACCAATTACCAATTACCCATTACCAAATGACAAATGACCAATGACCAATGACAAACACCTATAACCATTCGATGATTTGGGCTTTTTCTGGTAATTTGGCTTCGCTTTGACCGGAGTAGCGCGCTTTGGCGGTAAATAAACCGATGGGGGTACTTAAAAAATCTACAAGGGTGCCTTTGCCTGCGATCGCCTGCAAAATATTTTTGGGTATTTCTTTTAATAACCAGCGTATTAAGCGATGAATATAGTCTTTGGGTTTTAGCCCTGGCATTAACTTGACACCGTACAATTCATGTAAGTAACGATTGGAGCGTCCGTAGCGTCGCCATTGGCTCTGTAGCTCTTTGAAGGTGCTGCGGTGGCGATGCTTAACTATCGCACCTGGAGCAAATTTTAAATCACCGATTTTGGCTAAGAGAATCCGCCAACAAATATCTGCATCGCCGCCTGTAGTGAGATAAGGACGAAATAAACCGACTTTTTCTAAGACGATGCGGCGAATGGCTAAATTAGCGGTTTGTCCGTAAGCACAGAAGGGATGGGTGAGTGTGTGCTTTTGTGATAGAGTATCTTGCTGATCAGCGTGTTGTTCTAAAATATTTTTACCAGGCAATGCGGCAATTTCACCGACCACAATCACTATATTTTGGTCGCTAAAAGGCTGAATGAGTAATTCTAGCCACTGTGGTTGTGGGCGACAATCAGCATCGGTAAAGGCGATAATTTCGCCTGTAGCGGCTCTAATACCAGTATTACGAGCTGCATAGGAGCTTTGAATTTGATTTTCGCTTAAAGGGCGAATTGTGAGGGGAGAAAGCTCTGCGGCTGTATTTAAATAGGTGAGAGTGCGATCGCTGCTATTATTGTCTACCAACAAATACTCTACCCGGTCTTTAGGGTATGTTTGCGCTAATAAACAAGAAATTAAATCTGGTAAATCTGTCTCACCATTATAAATAGGAACAACCACTGACACCTGAGGCCAAAAGCTGTGGGCAGTGGTTGTATCAACTGATGAATTATTCATAAAAATAAAATTTTGGAGATGGGATTAATTAGATTCCTAAATTAGTATTCCCATTCCAAAATTCTAAAATCAGTAATAGTAGCTTGAGATTGAAAACTAAAATTTCAAGTCGTTAGCACGGCTGCTCATCGCACCAGAAGGTTGGCTTGCTGGAGGTTGAGCGAAGTTAGTATTTGAGAGAACCGCAATTGCACGTGCATACTGTGGATCGCTTGGTGTACCAAGTAAATCCGGATTAGATGCTAGTTGACGTTCCTGTGCTTCTGTCAAGTCCAGCTTGATATCTGGTGTAATTCCTTTATGGTTAATATCTGTTCCCTTGGGAGTGTAATAGTGGGCAATAGTCACTGCTAAACCAGAACCATCTGTAAGTTCATGCACTGACTGTACTAGAGCTTTACCAAAGGTTTGACTACCAACTACTACGGCTCGCTTATTATCTTTAAGTGCGCCTGTAAGGATTTCGCTAGCACTAGCTGAATTACCGTCTACCAATACAGCTAAGGGCAGATTTGTGATTGCAGTACGATTAGCTTTAGTATCTTCTGTGCCACCTACACGATCTACTGTGCGGACAATTCCACCGTTATCCAGCCACATCCGCGCAATTTCGATGCTGGCTTGCAATAAACCGCCTGGATTACCCCGCAAATCTAAAACATAAGCATTAACTTGCTTACTATTTAAATCGCGGATAGCGCGCCGCATTTGATCCGCAGCGTGGGAACTAAATTCTCGTAACCGAATATAACCAACGCGACGGTTACCTTCTTGTTTAACGGTATAACGTACTGTTGGTACTTCAATAGTCGCTCGGGTTAGCTTTAAATCAAAAGCACTTTGCCCGGCGCGTCCCAACCGCAAAGTTAAAATAGTACCAGCTTTGCCACGAATTAGCTTAGAAGCATCATCCACTTTCATTTGTTGAGTGGGTTTGCCATTAATAGCTAAAATTTCATCGCCGGCTTTAATACCTGCTTTTAGCGCTGGGGAATTTTCTATAGCTTCTACAACAGTCAGCCGCTTGGTTTTTTCGTTCAATTCCATGCGAATACCAATCCCGGAGACTTCCCCAGAGGTTTGGCTGGTTAGCGCTTCATATTGTTTGGGGTCCATAAAGCGAGTGTATGGATCTCCCAAGGTTTGCAAAGCTTCACGAATTGCAACGTATGCTTCTTCACGAGAAGAATAGTTTTTATTTAAAAGGCTCCCTCTTGTAGCTTGCCAATCTTGTTGATTAAATTTACCATCAACATACTCACGATTTACCAATTGCCATACTTGGTCTACTAAGGCTTTCGGGCTATCTTGGAGCGCAGCACGAACGCAGCGTGTCCAAGCAGGGCCAAATACGGATACAGTGGCAGTCGTGGCGATCGCTCCACCAATCAAGGCTACTTGGAGCGGCGAGTAACGTTTCGCAGATTGGTTCATGTATATTTAGCTGGAATAATTGTGTTGTTGACAGTTTAGCAATCAGGATTTCCAGAATTTTTTAAGTTTTTATACTCAAAGTTCAGCTATCCTTTCTTCATCATTTCTTCTTAAAAGAATGATAAAAATATAGCTTAACTTTATTAATAATCATTTCTCCGTTGGCTAGCTTTCTCCGGAATATCATCTGGGAGTTATGACACTGTAATCTGCATCAACTATACACCCTTGATTACTTTTATAAGATAGCACCTTGCTAGCTTAGTTGCAGGTATTTTAAACATCCGCTAACCAAGCT contains the following coding sequences:
- a CDS encoding CHAT domain-containing protein; the protein is MPCLNLAIARLTNTGTDNFAIWVVKAPYPSGYVLHDCIWPAELFQVWQEWQEMFAGHTPLDISSRSALPQIAPLPLNLISSPSGQTAGYSSRLMQYLGISLWRWLFDGPILGSLERSRGMAMGLHTRLRLRLEIRDPDLIALPWEIMQREPGQSAMSLSQDIVFSRTTSEVESLPYLRTDQALNILLVLGEDQDLDLEKEAEILTQTLTKAGPLGSNSQGYAPCMVHTLLQPTPQELIEELETKAYNVFFYAGHGFPDPDGGLLLLRPGMRLNGIELAQVLTKNGVKLAVFNACWGAQPASANNQAIPSSSLAEVLIRHGVPAVLGMRDEIADRESHSFIQAFTEALRSRKPIDEAVAEARQELLTLYKFNQPAWTLPVLYQHPDFCGELIKSFDEGITELPDTTIPSIIASVPTAFLRSLSPGGKTWLLRSGVTRIGRIKDNDIIIPEPSVSKRHAEIICRNTLAGSTPVRSYYLQDLSTYGTTWVFSANGWQQILREEVLLTSGMQLKFGSSRGEIWEFLIEES
- a CDS encoding PP2C family serine/threonine-protein phosphatase: MENDAATLYCPNELCQAPNPISHKFCLRCSTPLPKRYLWVQGDGLSFAAGEFLADRYLVIDKSVVFDTQPGISPQTPELDNLSELRPYLRLIPYRLNIPQVYGIIPPIDERSHGILLLEKPPLLTDGTTQEVKLCPNLITAWGDATSMRQLNWLWQIANLWQPLLSEEVASSLLDPYLIRVEGSLIRLLELRNDDSATPSLIQLGEFWQQLHKQAKPAIAELIHKISSSLINEEIRSAEQLTAVLDYGLAQLGRSQKQTIKIYTKTDTGPSRQRNEDACYPPPDTLVSKPPQPTALAIVCDGIGGHEGGNVASNLAIETIQQQVNQLTKVPSDHIDPAMLLTDLESAVAVVNDKISQRNDSENRQGRKRMGTTLVMALPIAHEMYITHVGDSRAYWITSQGCYQVTLDDDVASREVRLGYAVYREAIEQSGSGSLVQALGMSPSTSLHPTSQRFILDEDAVFLLTSDGLSDFDRVEDYWETEILPILTGQTDVVEVAEKLVEIANTKNGHDNVTIALVHYQVKYVEPQSSLTPFIPENVPTKAVETTKTAQTTNLSNSNAKTQVIPDNPRAKIAQLPLQWIVPLILVVASGTFGYFLMRLRLPLPTQPVASNPDTTVQPTPEPTAVRNVENLAQGWVIETNREIVNSKQKFPKGTYFQVIDKKPIPNSASKDSLVNLQECPNPDTPTPPKDAVASQPPKKTLRIELSKLRSSAIVLQPGETNPCEDTAPAAPVNQPPATTPPKDENPT
- a CDS encoding NAD(P)H-quinone oxidoreductase subunit M translates to MDNPMLLKSTTRHIRIFAAEIDRDGELVPSNQVLTLDVDPDNEFNWNEDALQKIYRKFDELVEASSGADLTDYNLRRVGSDLEHYLRSLLQKGDISYNLQSRVNNYSMGLPQVAVDEKK
- a CDS encoding Npun_R1517 family heterocyst differentiation transcriptional regulator; translation: MNSKALPRQINNIEVGVYECEIHLKFRLVEEKSLLSDREQLLQVLLDALTEGSDDFLETLHASVKAQEVSEFKASPQMRRQLMRLRNFADNSQ
- a CDS encoding response regulator transcription factor, which gives rise to MSAQLLLVDDEPGLREAVKDYLQESGFSVQVASNAREGWELMQQNTPDLVISDIMMPQVDGYQFLKQLREDPRFQALPVVFLTAKGMTGDRIQGYQAGVDAYLPKPFDPDELIAIVENLLARRMAKTPATGEETETPDIAELAHQIAQIKALLTQRNAISQSPAPFKIDLTPREQSVLNLVAEGLMNKEIARRLETSVRNVEKYVSRLFSKTGTNSRTELVRFALEHGLAK
- a CDS encoding glycosyltransferase, coding for MNNSSVDTTTAHSFWPQVSVVVPIYNGETDLPDLISCLLAQTYPKDRVEYLLVDNNSSDRTLTYLNTAAELSPLTIRPLSENQIQSSYAARNTGIRAATGEIIAFTDADCRPQPQWLELLIQPFSDQNIVIVVGEIAALPGKNILEQHADQQDTLSQKHTLTHPFCAYGQTANLAIRRIVLEKVGLFRPYLTTGGDADICWRILLAKIGDLKFAPGAIVKHRHRSTFKELQSQWRRYGRSNRYLHELYGVKLMPGLKPKDYIHRLIRWLLKEIPKNILQAIAGKGTLVDFLSTPIGLFTAKARYSGQSEAKLPEKAQIIEWL
- the ctpB gene encoding carboxyl-terminal processing protease CtpB, which translates into the protein MNQSAKRYSPLQVALIGGAIATTATVSVFGPAWTRCVRAALQDSPKALVDQVWQLVNREYVDGKFNQQDWQATRGSLLNKNYSSREEAYVAIREALQTLGDPYTRFMDPKQYEALTSQTSGEVSGIGIRMELNEKTKRLTVVEAIENSPALKAGIKAGDEILAINGKPTQQMKVDDASKLIRGKAGTILTLRLGRAGQSAFDLKLTRATIEVPTVRYTVKQEGNRRVGYIRLREFSSHAADQMRRAIRDLNSKQVNAYVLDLRGNPGGLLQASIEIARMWLDNGGIVRTVDRVGGTEDTKANRTAITNLPLAVLVDGNSASASEILTGALKDNKRAVVVGSQTFGKALVQSVHELTDGSGLAVTIAHYYTPKGTDINHKGITPDIKLDLTEAQERQLASNPDLLGTPSDPQYARAIAVLSNTNFAQPPASQPSGAMSSRANDLKF